From the genome of Impatiens glandulifera chromosome 9, dImpGla2.1, whole genome shotgun sequence, one region includes:
- the LOC124914490 gene encoding amino acid transporter AVT6A-like, whose amino-acid sequence MTIGSLKPVKDKSIKNKHVVDEKVPLLPTKHEEDGGFDEFNGASFSGAVFNLSTTIVGAGIMSLPATMKVLGIVLGIGMVIFMAFLAEASIELLLRFSRAGKTSSYGGVMGDSFGKWGKIMLQICVLVNNIGVLIVYMIIIGDVLSGTNASGVHHTGLLEGWFGASWWNGRTIVLLVTTLVIFAPLASLKRIDSLSYTSALSVALAVVFIVITIGIAVIKLINGSILMPQLFPNITDMTSFWNLFTVVPIFVTAYICHYNVHTIDNELEDNTQIRPVVRTSLALCSSVYVMTSLFGFLLFGDGTLDDVLANFDVDLHIPYGSLLSDIVRVSYAAHLMLVFPIVFYPLRLNLDGLLFPSARPLVLDNLRFGSISVGLLSVIFMGANFIPSIWDAFQFTGATAAVCIGFIFPAAITLKDRHGIATKKDKILCMFMIVLAVFSNVIAIYSDAYALFKKKDSARE is encoded by the exons ATGACGATTGGAAGCCTTAAGCCTGTAAAGGATAAGTCAATCAAGAACAAACATGTTGTTGATGAGAAAGTCCCTTTATTGCCCACTAAGCATGAAGAAGATGGTGGATTTGATGAGTTCAACGGTGCTTCATTTTCGGGGGCGGTGTTTAATCTGTCAACAACAATCGTTGGTGCTGGAATCATGTCATTGCCTGCAACCATGAAGGTTCTTGGTATTGTTCTTGGTATTGGAATGGTAATCTTTATGGCATTCCTTGCAGAGGCTTCCATAGAGCTCTTACTTAGATTCAGCAGAGCTGGGAAGACTTCTTCGTATGGTGGTGTAATGGGAGACTCCTTTGGAAAGTGGGGAAAGATTATGCTTCAAATATGTGTTCTGGTCAATAATATTGGCGTATTAATTGTCTATATGATAATAATAG GCGATGTCCTTTCGGGAACAAATGCAAGTGGAGTTCATCACACTGGTTTGCTGGAAGGCTGGTTTGGCGCAAGCTGGTGGAATGGACGTACAATTGTTCTTCTTGTGACCACTCTTGTTATATTTGCTCCTTTAGCGAGCTTAAAGCGAATTG ATTCATTGAGTTACACATCTGCCCTGTCGGTTGCTTTGGCGGTTGTGTTCATTGTGATCACTATTGGAATTGCTGTCATAAAGCTTATAAATGGAAGCATTTTGATGCCTCAGTTATTTCCCAACATTACTGACATGACATCATTCTGGAATCTCTTCACCGTCGTCCCTATATTCGTCACAGCTTACATTTGCCACTACAATG TTCACACAATTGACAATGAACTGGAAGATAATACTCAAATAAGACCAGTTGTTCGAACATCTCTTGCGCTTTGCTCATCTGTTTATGTGATGACAAGTTTATTCGGATTCCTCTTGTTTGGCGATGGGACTCTCGACGATGTTCTGGCTAACTTCGATGTTGATCTCCACATCCCTTATGGGTCGTTGCTTAGCGATATTGTTCGTGTTAGCTATGCAGCTCATCTCATGCTGGTCTTTCCCATTGTTTTCTATCCTCTTCGTTTGAACTTAGATGGACTATTATTTCCTTCTGCAAGACCATTGGTTTTGGACAACTTGAGATTCGGTTCCATTAGCGTGGGCTTGCTTTCTGTCATCTTCATGGGCGCTAATTTCATACCAAGCATTTGGGATGCTTTCCAGTTCACAGGAGCAACTGCAGCAGTTTGCATCGGGTTCATCTTTCCTGCAGCCATCACTCTTAA AGACAGGCATGGGATTGCAACAAAGAAAGACAAGATCCTATGCATGTTCATGATCGTGCTCGCGGTTTTCTCGAATGTGATAGCGATATACAGTGATGCATATGCATTGTTCAAGAAGAAAGATTCTGCCCGTGAGTGA